In the genome of Nocardioides palaemonis, the window CGACGGGTGGAGGTCGGCGAGGTCGCGGGCCGCGCGCCCACCGGCCCGGCGCAGCGCTGCGAGGCCGTCTGCGTGGGTGCGCTCGGCCAGCAGCAGCGCCTCGACCGACGCACCGCGGGCGGCCAGCCGGGCGCCGGCCCACAGGGCGTCGCCGCCATTGTCACCGGGCCCGACCAGCAGCAGCACGCGACGCCCGTAGGCGCCACCGAGCAGGTCGACGACGGCCGCGGCCAGCCCGGCGGCCGCGCGCTGCATCAGCGCCCCGTCCGGGAGCCGGGCCATCGCGGCCTGCTCCGCCCGGCGTACGTCCTCGACGGTGTGCGCGCGCAGCACGCGATCAGCCCTCCAGCACCACGACTGCCGACGCGATGCCGGCGTCGTGCGAGAGGGAGACGTGGACGTGGGCGACGCCCAGCTCGGCGGCGCGGGCGGCCACCGTGCCGCGGATCTCGAAGCGCGGCCGGCCGGTCTCCTCCGAGACGATCTCCGCGTCGAGCCAGGCCATCCCGACCGGGGCGCCGAGCGCCTTGGCCATCGCCTCCTTGGCCGCGAAGCGCGCCGCCAGCGAGGCCGCCGGACGGCTCGCCTCGGCCGTGGTGAACAGTCGCCCGCGCAGGGCGGGCGTGCGCTCGAGGGACTGCACGAAGCGGTCGAT includes:
- a CDS encoding holo-ACP synthase, with product MPVIGVGIDVVDIDRFVQSLERTPALRGRLFTTAEASRPAASLAARFAAKEAMAKALGAPVGMAWLDAEIVSEETGRPRFEIRGTVAARAAELGVAHVHVSLSHDAGIASAVVVLEG